One Desulfonatronum thiodismutans genomic region harbors:
- a CDS encoding cation:dicarboxylate symporter family transporter, producing the protein MSPRCFITVMFLLASIATASPSWSLSADLERLRARGTLRVAVVDMDIAPFVFRENGELRGADVDLARGFAQSIGLEAVFVPAGDTYSQVVRAVAEGRADIGISELSKTMERAQTVLFSRPYFISGITLVVNRLSEARLRGLRPRDGPEADKGGREDLPGLLNDPRHVVATMGGSIQDQLMLSFFPSAIPRTTKTWQQAVELVVAGKVDAAVVPDRVHRLMVHQNPETDYKARAVPLLADPLVIAVHPGAPDLLRLVNDYLDVTEHQRETSLASLLQRYLDHVPTAHVRPGQDIALDPEPAALPEADTLWPLLAAMHAGAFVLFWLLVIRRERDKHWLLSPWAVVLGMVLGGATGSLLPSPAMFAGPLAGLFIRFWQLCVLPIMITAVVTSIYRLLVGGTNSALVRRLLVVLPGALLLVATLGVLLGVWGRPGVDFSPLAQQVLIQSMPEVMEHSGRQDVFEQLMHMAKSIVPGNVLAPVVHNQALAVLFIALFFGVMLTRCRVEARQSVVNVLDAVQGVFTGMVRASLYLLPAALYLLTLDFTARMGMEMLGSIFRLTGLMALALIPPLIFGVAALRFRLNQPFKTLVNRFLPMILLAFSTRSSVVAMPLGMDALRGLADRQPGMPPGLDQDQAMAAFPLFLMACHCGFTIFFCLVPIFIGQVFQVEFTLAQYAFIVFGAALSAVAATGALAMSHVLLLPIICDPLGLPVEPAILVGYALLTVMTPFSAAVQTLFSSGLTALVVANQTELADSASIVGSANELGANSEA; encoded by the coding sequence GTGTCGCCACGCTGTTTCATCACCGTCATGTTCCTGCTGGCAAGTATCGCGACGGCCTCGCCGTCCTGGTCCCTGTCCGCGGACCTGGAGCGATTGCGGGCCCGGGGAACCCTGCGTGTGGCAGTCGTGGACATGGACATTGCGCCTTTCGTCTTCCGCGAAAATGGCGAACTGCGCGGCGCGGACGTGGACCTGGCCCGGGGCTTTGCGCAAAGCATCGGCCTGGAGGCCGTGTTCGTGCCAGCCGGCGACACCTATAGCCAGGTCGTCCGGGCTGTGGCCGAGGGACGCGCGGATATCGGGATCAGCGAGCTGAGCAAGACCATGGAACGGGCTCAGACCGTGCTTTTCAGCCGTCCCTATTTCATTTCCGGAATCACCCTCGTCGTGAACCGGCTCAGCGAGGCCCGTCTGCGCGGCCTCCGGCCTCGCGATGGGCCGGAGGCGGACAAGGGCGGCCGCGAGGATCTGCCTGGGCTTTTGAACGACCCGCGCCATGTCGTTGCCACCATGGGCGGGTCAATCCAGGACCAACTGATGCTCTCCTTTTTCCCATCGGCTATCCCGCGCACGACCAAGACCTGGCAACAGGCAGTGGAACTGGTGGTTGCCGGGAAAGTGGACGCGGCCGTCGTGCCGGACCGCGTCCACCGGCTCATGGTCCATCAAAACCCGGAAACGGACTACAAGGCCCGGGCCGTTCCCTTGCTTGCCGACCCCCTGGTGATCGCCGTCCACCCCGGCGCACCTGACCTGCTGCGCCTGGTCAACGACTATCTCGACGTCACCGAACACCAGCGCGAAACCAGTCTTGCCTCGCTGCTTCAACGCTATCTGGACCATGTTCCAACGGCGCACGTCCGGCCAGGGCAGGACATCGCGCTTGACCCGGAACCGGCGGCCCTCCCGGAAGCCGATACGCTTTGGCCGCTGCTGGCGGCCATGCATGCCGGGGCTTTCGTCCTGTTCTGGCTGCTGGTGATCCGTCGGGAACGGGACAAGCATTGGCTGCTGAGTCCGTGGGCCGTGGTCCTGGGCATGGTCCTCGGCGGGGCTACCGGAAGCCTGCTGCCATCTCCGGCCATGTTTGCCGGCCCCCTGGCCGGACTGTTCATCCGCTTCTGGCAGCTCTGCGTCCTGCCGATCATGATCACCGCGGTGGTCACCAGCATCTACCGCCTGCTCGTGGGCGGGACCAATTCCGCTTTGGTCCGTCGGCTGCTTGTGGTCCTGCCCGGCGCCTTGCTGTTGGTCGCGACCCTGGGCGTGCTCCTGGGAGTCTGGGGCCGTCCGGGCGTGGATTTTTCACCGCTTGCCCAGCAGGTTCTGATCCAAAGCATGCCCGAGGTCATGGAGCACTCTGGCAGGCAGGATGTATTCGAGCAGTTGATGCACATGGCCAAGTCCATCGTGCCCGGCAACGTGCTCGCTCCGGTTGTTCATAATCAGGCCCTGGCCGTGCTGTTCATCGCCCTGTTTTTCGGGGTCATGCTGACCCGCTGCCGCGTCGAGGCCAGACAGTCCGTGGTCAACGTCCTGGACGCGGTGCAGGGCGTGTTCACCGGAATGGTCCGGGCCTCCCTGTATCTGCTGCCAGCGGCCCTGTATCTGCTGACCCTGGACTTCACGGCCCGCATGGGCATGGAGATGCTTGGCTCGATTTTCCGGCTGACCGGCCTGATGGCCCTGGCCCTGATCCCGCCTCTGATCTTCGGCGTGGCCGCGTTGCGATTCAGGCTGAACCAACCCTTCAAGACCCTGGTCAACCGATTTCTGCCCATGATCCTGCTGGCCTTTTCCACCCGGAGCAGCGTCGTGGCCATGCCTCTGGGCATGGACGCGCTGCGTGGGCTTGCCGACAGGCAGCCCGGGATGCCGCCCGGACTCGATCAGGACCAGGCCATGGCTGCCTTCCCTCTGTTTTTAATGGCCTGTCATTGCGGGTTCACCATCTTCTTCTGCCTGGTTCCCATATTTATCGGCCAGGTCTTCCAGGTGGAGTTCACGCTTGCCCAGTACGCGTTCATCGTCTTCGGCGCGGCCCTCAGCGCCGTGGCCGCCACCGGGGCCCTGGCCATGTCCCATGTTCTGCTTCTGCCCATCATCTGCGACCCCCTGGGCCTCCCGGTGGAGCCCGCGATCCTGGTGGGCTACGCCCTGCTGACCGTCATGACTCCGTTCTCAGCCGCGGTCCAGACCTTGTTCAGCAGCGGCCTGACCGCCCTGGTCGTTGCAAACCAGACCGAACTAGCCGACTCCGCCAGCATCGTTGGCAGTGCCAACGAATTGGGCGCAAACAGCGAAGCTTGA
- a CDS encoding C45 family autoproteolytic acyltransferase/hydolase produces the protein MQPKHYDRFSSLKMVPAVKRYVSLVALIALLLVPACGGGGGNGQVASSRSYENGRAVRTVSGTYWVLDLAGSWLEMGRQYGGLMGPELRRFHSEITRDIIARGISEEEQKSTAADFSSGLSSQLRELLLGISQTSGLTFDETLVLNAGMLLLSNAILGGEPPSACSGIGVWDGYTKDGTLIFGRNWDIDRKAMSRYMRYLAVVVLHPLEGNALANIHPLGNVYLETGMNSRGLFIELNNGEYSDPTERDEREDTSSVLVTVLNRSDNVRQAVNMLKRIPADLSYILQIADPTHAVSLERPTFDARVRPADDRGLIVAYNSFVPPYPAHWRGRVAPPKPSSIDPRYDNMLRLAQSPAYKGLFTPQAMMEFLEVPMEEGGAYHPGTVVQVVAVPAERTIWLRGCDYADWERVPLGEFFDGRQ, from the coding sequence ATGCAGCCAAAACACTATGATCGGTTTTCTTCACTCAAGATGGTTCCGGCCGTCAAGCGGTATGTCTCCCTTGTCGCGCTCATCGCGCTGCTTCTTGTGCCGGCCTGTGGCGGGGGCGGGGGCAACGGGCAGGTAGCCTCGTCCCGGTCTTATGAGAACGGCCGTGCCGTTCGAACTGTTTCCGGAACGTACTGGGTCCTGGATTTGGCGGGCTCCTGGCTGGAGATGGGTCGCCAGTATGGAGGCTTGATGGGGCCGGAACTGCGTCGGTTTCATTCCGAAATAACGCGGGATATAATTGCCCGGGGCATATCCGAGGAAGAACAGAAGAGCACGGCGGCCGATTTCAGCAGCGGGCTCTCCTCGCAGTTGCGGGAGCTGCTTCTCGGCATCAGCCAGACCTCCGGCCTGACTTTTGATGAGACACTGGTCCTCAATGCCGGCATGCTGTTGCTGAGCAACGCGATCCTGGGCGGAGAGCCGCCCAGTGCATGCAGCGGCATTGGCGTCTGGGACGGCTACACCAAGGACGGAACCCTGATCTTCGGCCGCAACTGGGACATCGACCGAAAGGCCATGAGCCGGTACATGCGCTATCTGGCCGTGGTCGTGTTGCATCCGCTGGAAGGCAACGCCCTGGCCAATATCCACCCCCTGGGCAATGTTTATCTGGAAACAGGGATGAACAGCCGGGGCCTGTTCATTGAGCTGAACAACGGCGAGTATTCCGACCCCACGGAGCGTGACGAGCGCGAGGACACGAGCTCGGTTTTGGTCACGGTGCTCAATCGCAGCGACAACGTGCGGCAGGCCGTGAACATGCTCAAGCGCATTCCCGCCGACTTGTCCTACATTCTGCAGATCGCGGACCCGACCCATGCCGTCTCCCTGGAGCGCCCCACGTTCGACGCCAGGGTCCGCCCGGCGGACGATCGCGGCCTGATCGTCGCCTACAACAGTTTTGTCCCCCCGTATCCGGCGCACTGGCGGGGCAGGGTCGCTCCGCCGAAACCCTCCTCCATTGACCCACGCTACGACAACATGCTCCGGCTGGCCCAGTCCCCGGCGTACAAGGGTTTGTTCACGCCCCAGGCCATGATGGAGTTTCTGGAAGTCCCCATGGAAGAGGGCGGCGCCTACCACCCCGGCACGGTGGTGCAGGTCGTGGCCGTACCCGCCGAACGAACGATCTGGCTGCGAGGATGCGACTACGCGGACTGGGAACGGGTGCCCCTGGGTGAGTTTTTCGACGGCAGGCAATGA
- a CDS encoding serine hydrolase domain-containing protein codes for MMPHVGMQAKRCFIPLWALLFAILALSGCGGGDGESPYASNPEMDRAVAGVRTSLENALGNTVPSLSVLIQTPEGVFFSGSSAPGARRVSPNTYFRFASNTKNFTAAAIMKMHQDGWLNYTDRIVDRIPGGDMAYVPEDPSWNIPYKNRVTIRQLLHHNAGVYDVANDPVPGCDGLPYVGWMEEQNPDHQFTSTELVEQNVIHNLSSFPPGTANYKYSNTGYTILGEIIARVYTQRSGAPRTYTDYLRDHVHGPTTPVPLNLHFPYLAADKRLPTPSVCGTVHAPEGEVVEMCADNMSANVAEGNGYGTMTHLNAYLRTLLKGQNILTAENVAKMMTDASAAQPRYALGTQHTDNLGYGHTGATHGYLSLMAYDPSVDVSVIVLLPLWDFSSGWESFMKCYQSMLCVGWDARAALGYPGRPQGAACPGG; via the coding sequence ATGATGCCCCATGTTGGTATGCAGGCCAAACGTTGTTTCATCCCCTTGTGGGCGCTGCTGTTTGCTATCCTGGCCTTGTCCGGGTGCGGCGGCGGCGACGGCGAAAGTCCGTACGCATCGAATCCGGAAATGGACCGGGCCGTTGCCGGTGTCCGAACGTCCCTGGAAAACGCCCTGGGCAACACGGTTCCCTCACTGAGCGTTCTGATCCAGACCCCGGAGGGCGTCTTCTTCAGCGGTTCGTCGGCCCCCGGAGCGCGGCGTGTCTCGCCGAATACATATTTTCGCTTTGCCAGCAACACCAAGAATTTTACCGCGGCCGCCATTATGAAAATGCATCAGGACGGTTGGCTCAACTATACGGATCGGATCGTGGACCGCATTCCCGGCGGCGACATGGCCTACGTGCCGGAAGACCCTTCCTGGAATATTCCCTACAAGAACCGCGTCACGATCCGCCAACTCCTGCACCATAACGCCGGGGTGTACGACGTGGCCAACGATCCGGTCCCGGGATGCGACGGGTTGCCGTATGTGGGATGGATGGAGGAGCAAAACCCCGATCACCAGTTTACCTCCACCGAACTCGTGGAGCAAAACGTCATCCACAACCTCTCCTCTTTTCCGCCGGGCACGGCCAATTACAAATACAGCAACACCGGCTACACGATCCTGGGCGAAATCATCGCCCGGGTGTACACGCAGCGCAGCGGCGCTCCCAGGACCTACACGGACTATCTGCGCGACCACGTCCACGGCCCCACGACCCCTGTTCCGCTGAACCTGCATTTTCCCTACCTGGCCGCGGACAAACGCCTGCCAACGCCCTCGGTCTGCGGGACGGTCCATGCTCCGGAGGGCGAGGTGGTCGAGATGTGCGCGGACAACATGAGCGCCAATGTGGCCGAAGGCAACGGGTACGGAACCATGACCCACCTGAACGCCTACCTGCGCACCCTGCTCAAAGGGCAAAACATCCTCACAGCGGAAAACGTGGCGAAGATGATGACCGACGCTTCCGCGGCCCAGCCCAGGTATGCCCTGGGAACCCAACACACGGACAACCTCGGGTATGGACATACCGGCGCGACCCACGGCTATCTGTCCCTGATGGCTTACGATCCGTCCGTCGATGTTTCCGTGATCGTCCTCCTGCCGTTATGGGACTTCTCTTCCGGTTGGGAATCCTTCATGAAATGCTACCAGTCCATGCTCTGCGTCGGCTGGGACGCCCGAGCGGCCCTGGGATATCCCGGCAGGCCGCAAGGGGCCGCATGTCCGGGTGGATGA
- a CDS encoding uracil-xanthine permease family protein: MTPRADSDRILHAVDDKPGWGLSLLLGLTHVSLIFDGIIFLPIMIGKATHTPPEQVAFVTFATILVAALGTLIQTLRVGRIGCGFVLFMGSYSAFLACTLSAIRMGGLELMATMTLLSAPVVFFYSYFLRFLRHIVTPQIGGIMIILVALSLMPIAIELWQGGFPDRPGFGSYPNYVVGVITMAVLVLLMLFGSTTLRLWTPLLGLGAGCAAAWFFGILQLDQVLSAPWIGLPRWAWPGLELNLGLTHVPLLAAFVMAALVSAMEGTGNIMLVQQFSLRRFRKVDYQQVQGGLYGDAAAKALAGVSGAAPVATFCDNLPLLKMTRVASRRVGLMGAAILFALAFLPKISGFLLDLPAPVIGGMLVVICGMLFAAGIGLIISSGLDFQIGLILGLSLCTGLVAETRSFFPDVMPVALAPMLQNGVAMGGFVAMFMSLLLVLFPKPRKTFRLAPRSEEMPRLLATLEDVRHEFRMSDGSFHRLRLACEETFGHLCEHIADGDETCLFDIQRREDGMFVEIICGSRVEDVDHCPPPVHPSCANEAELSRLGLFLLAKTARDVLHYNLSGNTYITFFIDD, encoded by the coding sequence ATGACCCCACGCGCTGATTCCGATCGCATCCTGCATGCCGTGGACGACAAGCCGGGCTGGGGGCTGTCGCTGCTTTTGGGTTTGACCCATGTTTCCCTGATTTTCGACGGGATCATCTTCTTGCCGATCATGATCGGCAAGGCCACCCACACACCGCCCGAACAGGTCGCCTTCGTCACCTTTGCCACGATCCTGGTCGCGGCCCTGGGCACCTTGATCCAGACCCTGCGGGTGGGGCGAATCGGTTGCGGGTTCGTGCTCTTCATGGGCTCTTATTCCGCCTTTCTGGCCTGCACCCTGAGCGCGATCCGCATGGGCGGGCTGGAGCTGATGGCCACCATGACCCTGCTCAGCGCGCCGGTGGTCTTTTTCTACTCCTACTTCCTGCGGTTTTTACGCCACATCGTCACCCCGCAAATCGGCGGGATCATGATCATCCTCGTGGCGCTGAGCCTGATGCCCATCGCCATCGAGCTGTGGCAGGGCGGCTTTCCGGATCGGCCCGGATTCGGCTCGTATCCCAACTATGTCGTGGGTGTGATCACCATGGCCGTCCTGGTGCTGCTGATGCTGTTCGGTAGTACCACGCTGCGACTCTGGACTCCGCTGCTGGGCCTGGGCGCGGGATGCGCGGCGGCTTGGTTTTTCGGGATTCTCCAACTCGACCAGGTCCTCTCCGCGCCCTGGATCGGGCTGCCCAGGTGGGCCTGGCCCGGGCTTGAACTCAACCTGGGACTGACCCATGTGCCCCTGCTGGCCGCATTTGTCATGGCCGCGCTGGTCAGTGCCATGGAAGGCACCGGGAACATCATGCTCGTGCAGCAGTTTTCGCTCCGCCGGTTTCGCAAGGTGGACTACCAGCAGGTTCAGGGCGGGCTGTACGGCGACGCCGCGGCCAAGGCCCTGGCCGGAGTGAGCGGGGCCGCGCCGGTGGCCACGTTCTGCGACAACCTGCCGCTGCTCAAGATGACCCGGGTGGCGTCCCGCCGCGTCGGCCTGATGGGCGCGGCCATCCTGTTCGCCCTGGCCTTTCTGCCCAAGATTTCCGGTTTTCTGCTGGACCTGCCCGCCCCGGTCATCGGTGGAATGCTCGTGGTCATCTGCGGGATGCTTTTTGCCGCGGGCATCGGTCTGATCATCAGTTCCGGGCTGGATTTTCAAATCGGCCTGATCCTGGGGTTGTCTTTGTGCACCGGGCTCGTGGCCGAAACCCGCAGCTTCTTTCCCGACGTGATGCCCGTGGCCCTGGCCCCGATGCTCCAAAACGGCGTGGCCATGGGTGGGTTCGTGGCCATGTTCATGAGTCTGTTGCTGGTCCTCTTTCCCAAGCCCCGCAAGACCTTCCGGCTTGCGCCGCGATCGGAGGAAATGCCCAGGCTGCTGGCCACGCTGGAGGATGTTCGACATGAATTCAGGATGAGCGACGGAAGCTTTCATCGCCTGCGCCTGGCCTGCGAGGAGACGTTCGGTCATCTCTGCGAGCACATCGCCGACGGGGACGAGACCTGCCTGTTCGACATTCAGCGCAGGGAAGACGGAATGTTCGTGGAAATCATCTGCGGTTCACGTGTCGAAGACGTGGACCATTGCCCGCCACCCGTCCACCCCTCCTGCGCCAACGAAGCGGAACTGTCGCGGCTGGGGCTGTTCCTGCTGGCCAAGACGGCCCGCGACGTCCTGCACTACAATCTCTCGGGAAACACCTACATCACGTTCTTCATTGATGATTGA
- a CDS encoding M15 family metallopeptidase: MKKMILLLLAVVVSGWVQASERPDAFVEIREVIPDAIMDIRYFTEHNFVGARVDGYEAPKCYLTREAAQALAGVRADLAPFGFGIKIYDCFRPQRAVDHFVRWARDVDDTATRTEFYPTVDKRNLFRDGYIAEKSGHSRGSTVDLTIVELPPADQPAFILGQTEQQDCFLPADQRFPDNGIDMGTGFDCFHEISHPENPNLNAQQRLNRLLLKTLMEKHGFKYYDKEWWHFTLADEPFPDTYFDFVVE; the protein is encoded by the coding sequence ATGAAAAAGATGATCTTGCTGCTGCTTGCCGTCGTGGTGTCGGGTTGGGTCCAGGCTTCGGAGCGGCCGGACGCCTTTGTGGAAATCAGGGAGGTGATTCCGGATGCGATCATGGATATCCGGTATTTCACCGAGCACAATTTTGTCGGCGCGCGGGTGGACGGCTATGAGGCCCCCAAGTGCTATCTGACCAGGGAGGCGGCCCAGGCCCTGGCCGGAGTGCGGGCGGACCTCGCGCCGTTCGGCTTTGGGATCAAGATCTACGACTGCTTCCGGCCCCAGCGGGCCGTGGACCATTTTGTCCGCTGGGCCAGGGACGTGGACGACACGGCCACCAGGACGGAATTCTATCCGACCGTGGACAAAAGAAACCTGTTCCGGGACGGCTACATTGCCGAAAAATCAGGACACAGCCGGGGCAGCACCGTGGACCTGACCATCGTTGAACTGCCGCCCGCGGACCAGCCCGCGTTCATCCTGGGCCAGACGGAGCAGCAGGATTGCTTCCTGCCCGCGGACCAGCGCTTTCCGGACAACGGTATCGACATGGGCACGGGGTTTGACTGTTTCCACGAAATCTCCCACCCGGAGAACCCCAACCTGAACGCCCAGCAACGCCTGAACCGGCTGCTGCTCAAGACCCTCATGGAAAAACACGGCTTCAAGTACTACGACAAGGAATGGTGGCACTTCACCCTGGCCGACGAACCGTTCCCGGACACCTATTTCGACTTTGTGGTGGAATAG
- a CDS encoding SAM-dependent methyltransferase produces MDIPRIFNITESAHRIHNPITPEKLATLGAALRLESGARVLDLGSGSGEMLCTWARDHGVIGTGIDMSRLFTEHAKLRAEELGVADQVRFIHGDAAGYVSGEKASVAACVGATWIAGGVAGTIELLARSLRTGGIILIGEPYWRQLPPTEDVAKGCLANSISDFLMLPELLASFGRLGYDVVEMVLADQDGWDRYEAAKWLTMRRWLEANPGDESAEEVRAQLTSEPERYAAYTREYLGWGVFALMPR; encoded by the coding sequence ATGGACATCCCGCGAATATTCAATATCACCGAAAGTGCCCACCGCATCCACAACCCGATCACACCTGAAAAGCTCGCCACTCTCGGCGCGGCGCTGCGTCTGGAGTCGGGGGCCCGAGTGCTCGACCTCGGCAGCGGTTCGGGGGAGATGCTGTGCACCTGGGCACGCGATCACGGCGTCATCGGCACCGGCATCGACATGAGCCGGTTGTTCACCGAGCATGCGAAACTTCGTGCTGAAGAACTCGGCGTCGCGGATCAAGTCAGGTTCATCCATGGCGATGCCGCCGGATATGTCTCCGGCGAGAAGGCCAGTGTGGCAGCCTGTGTCGGCGCCACCTGGATCGCCGGGGGAGTTGCCGGCACTATCGAGCTTCTGGCGCGGAGCCTGCGCACCGGAGGGATCATCCTCATCGGCGAGCCCTACTGGCGGCAGTTGCCGCCGACGGAAGATGTTGCCAAGGGGTGTCTTGCCAACTCTATCTCCGACTTTCTCATGCTCCCGGAACTTCTCGCGTCTTTCGGCCGCCTCGGCTACGACGTCGTTGAAATGGTTCTGGCTGACCAGGACGGCTGGGACAGATACGAGGCGGCCAAGTGGCTCACCATGCGCCGCTGGCTTGAAGCCAATCCCGGCGACGAGTCAGCCGAAGAGGTTCGCGCCCAACTGACCTCGGAACCCGAGCGCTATGCCGCTTACACGCGCGAATACCTGGGTTGGGGTGTGTTCGCGCTGATGCCGCGGTGA